One genomic segment of Nonomuraea coxensis DSM 45129 includes these proteins:
- a CDS encoding citrate/2-methylcitrate synthase — translation MADKPTKGLADVVAASTALSDIDGKAGRLFYRGYDIHDLAGRATFEEVAHLLQRGRLPDRAELAGYGEALAAGREPGPLAAANIAEIAGKQKPMEALRSLVSLAAADDPDKDSIAPEANLRKAARLTAQQPVLVARYHAARTGGSVPDADPELSIAANFLLQVTGRRPEPRAVEIFDECLVLHADHTMNASTFAARVCAATLSDMHSAIVAAIGTLKGPLHGGANEQVMKTLESIPADGVARAVRDKLAGGEKIMGFGHRVYKTEDPRATHLRRMSAELAEAAGDDTYYRMSKEMEEVVFEAKGLYPNVDFYAASVYHYLGIPTDLFTPVFSISRMSGWTAHVIEQHADNRLIRPDSEYIGETDQKWKPIDER, via the coding sequence ATGGCGGACAAGCCCACGAAAGGTCTCGCCGATGTCGTAGCCGCGTCCACAGCGCTGAGCGACATTGACGGAAAGGCCGGTCGCCTCTTCTATCGCGGATACGACATCCACGATCTGGCCGGCCGCGCCACGTTCGAGGAGGTCGCGCACCTGCTCCAGCGCGGCAGGCTGCCCGATCGCGCCGAGCTCGCCGGCTACGGCGAGGCCCTGGCGGCGGGCCGCGAGCCGGGCCCGCTGGCCGCGGCCAACATCGCGGAGATCGCCGGGAAGCAGAAGCCCATGGAGGCGCTGCGCTCGCTGGTGTCGCTGGCGGCCGCCGACGACCCGGACAAGGACTCGATCGCGCCCGAGGCCAACCTGCGCAAGGCCGCCCGCCTGACCGCCCAGCAGCCCGTGCTCGTCGCGCGCTACCACGCCGCCCGCACCGGGGGCAGCGTCCCCGACGCCGACCCCGAGCTGAGCATCGCGGCCAACTTCCTGCTCCAGGTCACCGGCCGCAGGCCCGAGCCGCGCGCGGTCGAGATCTTCGACGAGTGCCTGGTGCTGCACGCCGACCACACCATGAACGCCTCCACGTTCGCCGCCCGGGTGTGCGCCGCGACGCTCTCGGACATGCACTCCGCCATCGTCGCCGCCATCGGCACCCTCAAGGGCCCGCTGCACGGAGGCGCGAACGAGCAGGTCATGAAGACGCTGGAGTCGATCCCCGCCGACGGCGTGGCGCGGGCCGTGCGCGACAAGCTGGCCGGCGGCGAGAAGATCATGGGCTTCGGGCACCGCGTCTACAAGACCGAGGACCCGCGCGCCACGCACCTGCGCAGGATGTCCGCCGAGCTGGCCGAGGCCGCCGGCGACGACACGTACTACCGGATGTCGAAGGAGATGGAGGAAGTCGTCTTCGAGGCCAAGGGCCTCTACCCGAACGTCGACTTCTACGCCGCCTCGGTCTACCACTACCTCGGCATCCCGACCGACCTGTTCACCCCGGTCTTCTCGATCAGCCGCATGTCGGGCTGGACGGCACACGTCATCGAGCAGCACGCCGACAACCGCCTCATCCGCCCTGACAGCGAGTACATCGGTGAGACCGACCAGAAGTGGAAGCCGATAGACGAGCGTTGA
- a CDS encoding DUF3017 domain-containing protein: MSADRSTERESWGPYPLILAGAAVGVSVAFLVDPRWGGFALGAVIMVAAALRFAGYAGQLAIRSRSTDVTTLAVFGFVLVLTSLLLDDDQLKAMILSLFAR; the protein is encoded by the coding sequence TTGAGCGCCGACAGAAGTACCGAACGTGAGAGCTGGGGGCCGTACCCGCTGATTCTGGCGGGTGCGGCCGTCGGGGTGTCCGTGGCCTTCCTCGTGGACCCGCGCTGGGGCGGGTTCGCGCTCGGGGCCGTCATCATGGTCGCCGCCGCGCTGCGGTTCGCCGGCTACGCCGGCCAGCTCGCGATCAGGAGCAGGAGCACCGACGTCACCACGCTGGCCGTCTTCGGCTTCGTGCTGGTGCTGACCTCGTTGTTGCTGGACGACGACCAGCTGAAGGCGATGATCCTGTCCCTTTTCGCCCGATGA